A window of Terriglobus sp. RCC_193 contains these coding sequences:
- the cobO gene encoding cob(I)yrinic acid a,c-diamide adenosyltransferase yields the protein MTDTGTQRQGLLIIHTGAGKGKTTAALGTAMRAAGNGMRVLVLQFLKGSWHYGELDAAERFGGDLIIRQMGRGFVKVGGAETDPEDLRMVQEAWQEAIREMHSGEWDLIVLDEINYAIGYDMLDAQAVADALKERPQMLHVILTGRNAHPFLVELADTVTEMREVKHAYTRGILAQRGIEF from the coding sequence ATGACAGACACAGGCACACAGCGGCAGGGGCTGCTGATCATTCACACCGGCGCAGGCAAGGGCAAAACCACAGCCGCACTGGGCACCGCCATGCGCGCCGCGGGCAATGGTATGCGCGTTCTGGTGTTGCAGTTTTTGAAAGGCTCGTGGCACTACGGCGAACTGGATGCCGCGGAACGCTTTGGTGGCGATCTCATCATCCGACAGATGGGTCGTGGCTTTGTGAAAGTGGGCGGCGCGGAAACTGATCCCGAAGACCTGCGCATGGTGCAGGAAGCGTGGCAGGAAGCAATCCGCGAAATGCATTCCGGCGAATGGGACCTGATCGTGCTTGACGAAATCAACTACGCGATTGGCTACGACATGCTCGACGCACAGGCAGTGGCAGATGCGCTGAAAGAAAGGCCGCAGATGCTGCATGTCATCCTGACCGGACGCAATGCACATCCATTCTTAGTAGAGCTTGCGGACACGGTCACAGAGATGCGTGAGGTGAAGCATGCCTATACACGCGGCATCCTGGCGCAGCGCGGCATTGAATTCTGA
- a CDS encoding pyridoxal phosphate-dependent aminotransferase yields MSKLRTSASAPITVQSEIRAMSVLCEQVGGINMSQGICDTDVPAVVMEGAKAAMDAGFNIYTRLDGIARLRDAVAADWSRRNGIPVDPEHEVLITSGATGAFYCAARGLLDPGDEVILFEPMYGYHIYTLRGLGLEPVIAPLEYGTWALDVDALRAAITPKTRAIVLNTPSNPCGKVFTRAELQAIADIAIEQDLFVLSDEIYEHFIYPGHTHISIATLPGMKERTVTISGFSKTYSVTGWRVGFLIADAKWIPAIGFFSDTVYICAPAPFQHGCAAGLELLPPSFYTDLAAEHDRKRAQTVAALQDAGLTPHIPDGAYYIVADATPLHGATAAEKARDLLARTGVAAVAGSAFFRKGGGENLLRFCFGKRDADLDEACQRLRSLSRA; encoded by the coding sequence ATGAGCAAGCTGCGAACCAGCGCATCGGCGCCCATCACAGTGCAAAGCGAAATCCGAGCTATGAGCGTGTTGTGTGAACAGGTGGGCGGCATCAACATGTCGCAGGGCATCTGCGATACAGACGTGCCTGCGGTTGTGATGGAAGGCGCGAAGGCCGCGATGGACGCAGGCTTCAACATCTACACGCGGCTGGATGGAATTGCGCGTCTGCGTGATGCCGTGGCGGCGGACTGGTCGCGACGCAACGGTATACCTGTCGACCCGGAGCACGAAGTGCTCATCACCAGTGGAGCTACCGGCGCGTTTTATTGCGCGGCGCGCGGACTGCTTGATCCCGGTGATGAAGTCATCCTGTTTGAGCCAATGTATGGCTACCACATCTACACTCTGCGTGGCCTGGGACTGGAGCCGGTGATTGCGCCGCTGGAGTATGGCACGTGGGCGCTGGATGTGGATGCGCTGCGTGCAGCGATTACGCCGAAGACACGCGCCATTGTGCTGAATACGCCGTCGAATCCGTGCGGCAAGGTCTTCACACGCGCTGAGCTGCAGGCGATTGCAGACATCGCGATTGAGCAGGATTTGTTTGTGCTCTCCGATGAGATCTATGAACACTTCATCTATCCCGGACACACGCACATCAGCATCGCGACGCTGCCGGGAATGAAGGAACGCACGGTTACCATCTCTGGCTTTTCGAAGACATACAGCGTGACAGGATGGCGCGTGGGTTTTTTGATTGCCGATGCGAAGTGGATACCCGCGATTGGTTTTTTCTCCGATACGGTGTACATCTGCGCGCCTGCGCCGTTTCAGCATGGTTGTGCTGCGGGGCTAGAGTTGTTGCCGCCATCGTTTTATACCGATCTTGCCGCGGAACATGATCGCAAACGTGCACAGACCGTAGCAGCGTTGCAGGATGCCGGGCTTACGCCGCACATACCGGATGGGGCGTATTACATCGTTGCGGATGCCACACCGCTGCATGGCGCCACTGCGGCAGAGAAGGCGCGTGATTTATTAGCGCGCACGGGTGTTGCGGCTGTGGCTGGTTCTGCATTCTTTCGCAAAGGTGGCGGTGAGAACCTGCTGCGTTTCTGCTTTGGCAAGCGCGATGCCGATCTGGATGAGGCATGCCAGCGGTTGCGGAGCTTATCGCGTGCCTGA
- a CDS encoding 23S rRNA (pseudouridine(1915)-N(3))-methyltransferase RlmH, which produces MAIQVMLLSVRPGAAHHSALEIVAKDYLQRCGKTLPAMARVFRTEKMLMEFVRDEKHVGAALFWIADLGGKSLDSVAFAERIREARDNGIRRFMLAIGPADGWSDEARKAADLRLSLGAMTLPHELAWLVLSEQIYRTSTILQGHPYHLGH; this is translated from the coding sequence ATGGCCATTCAAGTTATGTTGCTTTCTGTGCGCCCGGGCGCAGCACATCACTCCGCGCTTGAAATCGTTGCGAAGGATTACCTGCAACGTTGCGGCAAAACCCTTCCCGCAATGGCGCGTGTTTTTCGTACGGAAAAGATGCTGATGGAATTTGTACGTGATGAAAAACACGTGGGTGCAGCTTTGTTCTGGATCGCTGATCTCGGCGGTAAATCACTGGACTCTGTCGCATTTGCTGAACGCATTCGCGAAGCGCGTGATAACGGTATTCGCCGGTTCATGTTAGCCATCGGTCCCGCAGACGGCTGGTCAGACGAAGCACGAAAGGCGGCAGACCTTCGGTTATCGCTGGGCGCAATGACACTGCCGCATGAACTGGCATGGCTGGTGTTGTCAGAACAGATCTATCGCACATCCACCATCCTGCAAGGGCATCCGTATCATCTGGGCCATTAA
- a CDS encoding DUF4440 domain-containing protein produces MEEQPDVASVLEELCMLEPIFHTRAFGVTLDDFARRMVDDYWEIGASGARYDRAFILKHLASAPPVDAEEACWVTSDHAVRCLAADTFLLTYRLQQQERVTLRSTLWRQAEQGWQILFHQGTVSPS; encoded by the coding sequence ATGGAAGAGCAGCCGGACGTCGCCTCCGTCCTTGAAGAGTTGTGCATGCTGGAGCCCATCTTTCACACCCGCGCCTTTGGCGTGACGTTGGATGATTTTGCGCGGCGCATGGTGGATGATTACTGGGAGATCGGCGCCTCTGGCGCACGTTATGATCGCGCTTTCATCCTGAAGCATCTGGCTTCTGCGCCGCCGGTAGATGCGGAGGAAGCCTGCTGGGTCACCTCTGATCATGCGGTCCGCTGTCTTGCTGCGGACACTTTTCTGCTGACATATCGGCTACAGCAGCAGGAACGCGTGACGTTGCGCTCCACGCTCTGGCGACAGGCTGAGCAGGGCTGGCAGATACTGTTTCATCAAGGGACCGTATCCCCCTCCTGA
- a CDS encoding M20/M25/M40 family metallo-hydrolase: MRFRFLTAFALAAFAAVPSYAAGPAKKPSAQPNTASLAVHVHADMDFLASDTLHGRGSLTRDEHLAAQYCATVFEGLGLKPAGDDGTFLQKIPVDLTSRMNDRMKQRMATFEDTSRTETWNAIATLPGSDPKLKSEVILLTAHLDHLGMLKEPKNGDAIYNGADDDASGTTAVLNLARTLAAGKAPKRTIVFALFGSEEMGGYGARGFLAHPPVPLESLVANLEFEMIGRPDAAVKEGTLWLTGYERSNLGPELAKHGANIVADPHPKEQFFMRSDNIALARQGIIAQTVSSFGLHTDYHQLSDELKTIDFAHMTAAIASMEGPVRWLADTTWKPTWNPGGKPDANTTRRPPTQ; this comes from the coding sequence ATGCGTTTCAGATTTCTGACTGCCTTTGCTCTCGCGGCGTTTGCCGCTGTGCCTTCCTATGCTGCCGGACCAGCGAAAAAACCCTCAGCTCAACCGAACACCGCATCGCTTGCCGTGCATGTACACGCTGACATGGATTTCCTTGCCAGCGATACGCTGCATGGCCGCGGCAGCCTGACGCGCGATGAGCATCTTGCCGCACAATACTGCGCGACTGTATTCGAGGGACTTGGTCTGAAACCTGCGGGCGACGACGGCACTTTTCTGCAGAAGATTCCGGTCGATCTGACATCGCGCATGAATGATCGCATGAAGCAGCGCATGGCCACCTTTGAAGACACATCGCGTACGGAAACATGGAACGCCATCGCCACGCTGCCCGGCAGCGATCCGAAGCTGAAGAGTGAGGTCATTCTGCTGACCGCGCATCTCGATCATCTGGGCATGTTGAAAGAGCCGAAGAACGGCGATGCGATCTACAACGGCGCAGACGATGATGCCAGCGGCACTACCGCTGTGCTGAATCTCGCTCGCACACTCGCCGCAGGCAAAGCGCCCAAGCGCACCATTGTCTTCGCCCTTTTTGGCAGCGAAGAGATGGGCGGATATGGCGCGCGCGGTTTCCTGGCGCATCCGCCGGTGCCGCTGGAATCGCTGGTGGCAAACCTGGAGTTTGAGATGATCGGACGCCCCGATGCCGCTGTGAAGGAAGGCACGCTGTGGCTTACCGGCTATGAGCGCAGCAACCTGGGGCCTGAACTGGCGAAGCACGGCGCGAACATTGTGGCTGATCCGCACCCCAAGGAACAATTCTTCATGCGCAGCGATAACATTGCGCTGGCACGACAGGGCATCATTGCGCAGACCGTTTCTTCCTTTGGCCTGCACACGGATTACCACCAGCTTTCTGACGAGTTGAAGACCATCGACTTCGCGCACATGACCGCCGCGATTGCCTCTATGGAAGGCCCTGTACGCTGGCTGGCGGACACCACGTGGAAGCCAACGTGGAACCCCGGCGGCAAACCCGACGCAAACACCACGCGCCGCCCACCCACACAGTAA
- a CDS encoding endonuclease MutS2 yields the protein MRQTSPAALEWPRLREHLATRTQSPLGRARVLALEPTRDLQTIERAQTVTAEIRLFLIAGGAFSFHGIFDAKTLLDKARIPNASLEPLELRRIAELAEHIADWRSLITEPPDEIRDRWPTVTTISEPVVQTNFYRLLQLISGKIESDGSLADSASPELARIRKEMERQHKAIEESLRRQLRAVSAEGGAQEDLITIRGERFVIPVKTEFRRRVPGVVHGTSSSGQTVFVEPMETIEQNNELVRLLDEEQQEIHRILVAMTQAVGEQAGSIARSTEVLAEMEAHFAYARFAQELDCVRPVFTDGKPHGDDAALSLESARHPLLQLRMREERAKIVPLTLSLPGVAKQLIISGPNTGGKTVALKTVGLLALMAQAGLPVPASNARLPIFSGVYADIGDAQSIERNLSTFSAHISHVNEIAREADNRALVLLDELGSATDPEEGAALAVAISERFLTLGAWSIITTHLTSLKIYAAKHAGVANAAVGFDERTLAPTYELRMGVPGASSGINIAERLGLEASIIRAARASVTTQSADIARFLDELHTQLTAVAKERNDLRLREMEVEREKRHLEAEGKNEQHKRARELEGKLASLMKEFEYQMRESVKSIEDKGAKVKANAEADRRVARLKREFQESFNQTVVAHVSGADKKDPAAQPHVVQSVSAGDMVRLKSMGRDAKVERIIDDRTYEVSIGPMKMRVPKDDIAHVTVPAPRQSPIQHAQKRGIKVVAREPDMVPGEINVIGRTADEARDEVERFLDQAFLAGRQMVRVVHGTGMGILRRSLRDYLRKHPHVTSIEEPPYNEGGQGATLVQLRQ from the coding sequence ATGCGTCAGACAAGCCCCGCCGCGCTGGAATGGCCGCGCCTGCGGGAGCATCTCGCAACCCGAACACAGTCTCCCCTGGGACGCGCCCGCGTGCTGGCGCTGGAACCTACGCGCGACCTGCAGACGATCGAACGTGCACAGACCGTAACTGCGGAGATACGTCTCTTTCTGATTGCGGGTGGGGCGTTCAGCTTTCATGGCATCTTCGACGCCAAAACTCTGCTGGACAAGGCACGCATTCCCAATGCATCGCTGGAACCGCTGGAGCTTCGGCGCATTGCGGAACTCGCGGAGCATATTGCGGACTGGCGCAGCCTGATTACGGAACCGCCGGATGAGATTCGCGATCGCTGGCCGACGGTGACGACTATTTCGGAACCGGTGGTGCAGACGAATTTCTATCGGCTGTTGCAACTGATCAGCGGCAAGATCGAGTCGGATGGTTCGCTTGCGGATTCTGCGTCGCCGGAGCTTGCGCGCATTCGCAAGGAGATGGAGCGGCAGCACAAGGCGATTGAAGAAAGTCTGCGTCGCCAGTTGCGTGCGGTCAGTGCGGAAGGCGGCGCGCAGGAAGACCTGATCACCATTCGTGGTGAGCGATTTGTGATTCCGGTGAAGACGGAGTTTCGACGTCGCGTGCCGGGTGTGGTTCATGGCACTTCTTCGTCGGGGCAGACCGTGTTCGTGGAGCCGATGGAGACCATTGAGCAGAACAACGAACTGGTGCGGCTGCTGGATGAAGAACAGCAGGAGATTCATCGCATTCTCGTTGCCATGACGCAGGCTGTGGGCGAGCAGGCGGGTTCCATTGCGCGCTCCACGGAAGTGCTTGCGGAGATGGAAGCGCATTTTGCCTATGCTCGCTTTGCGCAGGAGCTGGATTGTGTACGACCTGTCTTCACAGACGGCAAGCCACATGGTGACGATGCCGCGTTGAGTCTTGAATCCGCGCGTCATCCACTGTTGCAACTGCGCATGCGCGAGGAACGTGCCAAGATCGTTCCGTTAACGCTCAGCCTGCCGGGTGTGGCGAAGCAGCTCATCATCAGTGGTCCGAATACTGGCGGTAAGACGGTTGCGTTGAAGACGGTTGGCTTGCTGGCGTTGATGGCGCAGGCAGGATTGCCTGTTCCTGCATCGAACGCACGATTGCCGATCTTCTCTGGTGTGTACGCAGATATTGGTGATGCGCAGTCGATTGAGCGCAACCTGTCTACGTTCTCCGCGCACATCTCGCATGTGAATGAGATTGCGCGCGAGGCGGATAACCGCGCGCTGGTGCTGCTGGATGAGCTTGGTTCGGCGACCGATCCGGAAGAGGGTGCAGCGCTGGCCGTTGCCATCAGCGAACGCTTCCTGACGCTGGGCGCGTGGAGCATCATCACAACGCATCTCACGTCGTTGAAGATTTACGCGGCCAAACATGCGGGTGTGGCGAATGCCGCAGTTGGGTTTGATGAACGCACGCTGGCGCCGACTTACGAATTGCGCATGGGGGTTCCCGGCGCGTCGAGCGGTATCAATATTGCGGAGCGGCTCGGGCTTGAGGCGTCGATCATCAGGGCTGCGCGTGCTTCAGTGACGACGCAGTCTGCGGACATTGCACGCTTTCTCGATGAGCTTCACACGCAGCTTACGGCGGTTGCCAAAGAGCGCAATGACCTGCGCCTGCGCGAGATGGAAGTGGAGCGCGAGAAGCGCCACCTGGAAGCCGAAGGCAAGAATGAGCAGCATAAGCGCGCACGCGAACTGGAAGGCAAACTCGCATCGTTGATGAAAGAGTTTGAGTACCAGATGCGCGAGAGCGTGAAGTCCATTGAGGACAAGGGCGCGAAGGTGAAGGCCAATGCTGAAGCCGACCGCCGCGTTGCGCGTTTGAAGCGTGAGTTTCAGGAGAGCTTCAATCAAACGGTTGTGGCGCATGTCTCCGGTGCGGATAAGAAAGACCCCGCAGCGCAGCCGCACGTGGTGCAGTCTGTGAGCGCAGGCGACATGGTGCGGCTGAAGTCGATGGGGCGCGATGCCAAGGTGGAGCGCATCATTGACGACCGCACGTATGAAGTGTCGATTGGCCCAATGAAAATGCGTGTGCCGAAGGATGACATTGCGCATGTCACCGTGCCCGCGCCGCGGCAGTCGCCGATTCAGCATGCGCAGAAGCGCGGCATTAAGGTGGTGGCGCGTGAGCCGGATATGGTGCCGGGTGAGATCAACGTCATTGGCCGCACTGCGGATGAGGCTCGTGATGAAGTAGAACGTTTTCTCGATCAGGCATTTCTTGCGGGTCGGCAAATGGTGCGTGTGGTGCACGGCACGGGCATGGGAATTCTTCGTCGCAGCCTGCGCGATTACCTGCGCAAACATCCGCATGTGACCAGCATTGAAGAGCCACCGTATAACGAAGGCGGACAAGGCGCGACGCTGGTACAGTTACGCCAGTAA
- a CDS encoding MarR family winged helix-turn-helix transcriptional regulator: MFCYCAEARRISRLLTAKYDAALAPAELTSAQFETLSVLHAVGRCSGRVLAQRLAVDKTTLSRNLRGMIEAGLVVAKGASEDARQVDYSLTAAGRRKLAKAQPLWQRVHEETSLQLGSHAASTQKVLQRMTAAL; this comes from the coding sequence GTGTTCTGTTATTGCGCGGAGGCGCGCCGCATTTCCCGCCTGCTTACTGCGAAGTATGACGCGGCGCTGGCGCCTGCGGAGCTTACGTCGGCTCAGTTTGAAACACTCAGCGTGTTGCACGCCGTGGGCCGTTGCAGCGGACGCGTGCTGGCGCAGAGGCTTGCGGTGGATAAGACGACCCTGTCGCGCAATCTTCGCGGCATGATCGAAGCCGGTCTTGTTGTGGCTAAGGGTGCTTCGGAAGATGCGCGTCAGGTCGACTACTCGCTGACAGCAGCCGGGCGCAGGAAGTTGGCGAAGGCCCAGCCGTTATGGCAGAGGGTCCATGAAGAAACCAGCCTCCAACTTGGTTCGCATGCGGCTTCCACACAGAAAGTCCTGCAAAGGATGACCGCGGCACTGTAA
- a CDS encoding ubiquitin carboxyl-terminal hydrolase 14, whose product MAHCTHTDQINDVSPNTNGCEECLKIGGRWVHLRMCLTCGHVGCCDQSVGKHATKHFHATNHPIIQSIEPGEDWGWCYIDEVMLEFA is encoded by the coding sequence ATGGCGCATTGCACACATACCGACCAGATCAACGATGTCTCCCCCAACACGAATGGTTGTGAAGAATGCCTGAAGATTGGCGGGCGGTGGGTGCATCTGCGCATGTGCCTTACGTGCGGTCATGTGGGTTGCTGCGATCAGTCGGTAGGGAAACATGCTACCAAGCACTTTCACGCGACGAACCATCCCATCATCCAGTCGATTGAGCCCGGTGAAGACTGGGGCTGGTGTTACATCGACGAAGTGATGCTCGAGTTTGCATGA